From the Deltaproteobacteria bacterium genome, the window AAATTCGTACATGACCATGGCCCCGGCTTGGGCCACGTTCAGGGAATCCAGGCCGCCGGGCATGGGCACATGAGTCAGGACGTGGCACCGGCTCAGGAGGCCCGGTCGAATGCCCTGGTCCTCGTTGCCGAGAAGAACCACGGCTGGGCGGTGCAAGGGGGCGATGGGCAGGGGGGTCGATTCTGGACGCAAGGCCGTGCCGTAGACCCAGAAACCGACTTTCCGGCATCGGTCCAGGGCCTGGGCCAGGTTTCCAGCCTGGACGACCAAAAGGCGGTCCAGGGTGCCGGCCGAGGCCCGACGGGCGGCATCGCCGAGAAAGGAGGATTGGTGCCGGGGGACGATGATGGTCTGCCCGCCCAAGGCGTAGAGGGTTCGGGCCAGGGTGCCGACGTTGCCGGGGTCCTGGATCCTGTCCAGGGCCAGGACCAGGGGGAAGGCGGCGGAGCGGGCGGATTCCAGAGCCTCGTCCAGATCGGCATAGCCCGGAGGGAAGATCCGGGCCAGGGCTCCCTGGTGGTTTCCGGGGAACAACCGGTCCAGCTC encodes:
- a CDS encoding RNA methyltransferase, producing the protein MSQPNNRPQNRANPCFERVSPGPTSPAEHILTGPKPVQEAIESRAGQIDLVLIQAPPRGDRGKVVQACREARVRFRIVERPELDRLFPGNHQGALARIFPPGYADLDEALESARSAAFPLVLALDRIQDPGNVGTLARTLYALGGQTIIVPRHQSSFLGDAARRASAGTLDRLLVVQAGNLAQALDRCRKVGFWVYGTALRPESTPLPIAPLHRPAVVLLGNEDQGIRPGLLSRCHVLTHVPMPGGLDSLNVAQAGAMVMYEFLRRELTEQGT